One part of the Streptomyces lydicus genome encodes these proteins:
- a CDS encoding helix-turn-helix domain-containing protein, with the protein MSHWRPLPDTLDTDAQHLAEELRVLKEQTGLSLDGLARKTPYSRSAWHRYLNGEKLPPRSAVEALGQVAGADRERLLAVYDAAYRARTAPVAEPAEPAEAPTAPVAAERAGRARRTRLNAGVLRTAGSLVALTALVATMGAAASLVDLPAGAARTDVGEPDACHGHRCQGRYPWRFGCNRDARAESTIVDTASTVRLRFSPSCGTVWSEVQPRSGGAQKVSIWVGRDARLTSHPDGREGLAVSPMLATSDLRQAVACAKVADRVACTGAVELAGPARPKDGDDFPGPKFLESVLR; encoded by the coding sequence GAGTTGCGGGTCCTCAAGGAACAGACGGGACTGAGCCTGGACGGGCTGGCCAGGAAGACCCCGTACAGCAGATCCGCCTGGCACCGCTATCTCAACGGCGAGAAGCTGCCGCCGAGAAGCGCGGTGGAGGCACTCGGCCAGGTGGCGGGCGCGGACCGGGAACGGCTGCTCGCGGTGTACGACGCCGCGTACCGTGCCCGGACCGCTCCCGTGGCCGAACCGGCCGAACCGGCCGAGGCGCCCACGGCGCCCGTCGCGGCGGAACGGGCCGGGCGCGCCCGAAGGACGCGTCTCAACGCCGGGGTGCTGCGGACCGCCGGGTCGCTGGTGGCGCTGACGGCACTGGTGGCGACCATGGGAGCGGCGGCCTCGCTCGTGGACCTTCCCGCCGGTGCCGCGCGTACCGACGTGGGTGAGCCCGACGCGTGCCACGGCCACAGGTGCCAGGGACGGTATCCGTGGCGGTTCGGCTGCAATCGCGACGCGCGCGCGGAGAGCACCATCGTGGACACGGCCTCCACCGTGCGGCTCCGCTTCAGCCCGTCGTGCGGCACCGTCTGGTCGGAGGTGCAGCCCCGCTCCGGCGGCGCGCAGAAGGTGTCGATCTGGGTCGGCCGGGACGCCCGGCTCACCTCCCACCCCGACGGCCGCGAGGGACTGGCCGTCAGCCCCATGCTGGCCACCTCTGATCTGCGGCAGGCGGTGGCGTGCGCCAAGGTCGCGGACCGGGTGGCGTGCACGGGCGCCGTCGAACTGGCCGGCCCGGCCCGCCCCAAGGACGGCGATGACTTCCCCGGCCCCAAATTCCTTGAAAGCGTGCTGCGTTGA
- a CDS encoding helix-turn-helix domain-containing protein: MLSETVFRSDDVPAEDRLEYWAERVGATHAPVHLECDRALEFRAHQRVLDLGVVSVWPATFQQLVIRRTPKLIRQSDPERFHLALIAQGSGVGTWDDCEAVYRPSDLHLNDSSIPWQIRSGSDVPVTALGLEVPKTLVPLPRGMTSRMLPRRLPAGEGIGVLLAQFLTQVCRDSTAYQPSDGPRLGRVLIDLVSALFAHLFETGNVLPEDTHRRVLVLRIKRFIEDHLHDPGLTPATLAAAHHISTSYLHRLFQEEEATVAAWIRRRRLDGARRDLADPALRSTPVHAVAARWGFPHAADFTRAFRRAYETPPRDYRRRALELPR; the protein is encoded by the coding sequence GTGCTGAGCGAGACGGTATTCCGGAGTGACGACGTACCGGCGGAGGACCGCCTGGAGTACTGGGCGGAGCGTGTGGGGGCGACGCACGCCCCCGTGCACCTGGAGTGCGATCGGGCCCTCGAATTCCGGGCGCATCAACGGGTGCTCGACCTGGGTGTCGTGTCGGTGTGGCCGGCGACCTTCCAGCAGTTGGTGATCCGGCGTACGCCGAAGCTGATCCGGCAGTCCGATCCGGAGCGGTTCCATCTCGCACTCATCGCGCAGGGGTCCGGGGTGGGCACCTGGGACGACTGCGAGGCCGTCTACCGGCCGTCCGACCTGCACCTCAACGATTCCTCGATTCCGTGGCAGATCCGCTCCGGATCGGACGTCCCGGTGACGGCGCTGGGGCTGGAGGTGCCCAAGACCCTGGTGCCGCTGCCCCGCGGCATGACGAGCCGCATGCTCCCGCGGCGGCTGCCGGCCGGAGAGGGGATCGGTGTCCTGCTGGCACAGTTCCTCACCCAGGTGTGCCGGGACAGCACGGCCTATCAACCGTCCGACGGACCCCGGCTGGGCAGGGTGCTGATCGACCTGGTCAGCGCGCTCTTCGCGCACCTCTTCGAGACGGGCAACGTCCTGCCCGAGGACACCCATCGGCGGGTCCTCGTCCTGCGCATCAAGCGCTTCATCGAGGACCACCTGCACGACCCCGGCCTCACCCCGGCCACCCTCGCCGCCGCGCACCACATATCGACCAGCTACCTGCACCGGCTCTTCCAGGAGGAGGAGGCCACGGTGGCCGCCTGGATCCGCCGCCGGCGGTTGGACGGCGCCCGCCGCGACCTCGCCGACCCGGCGCTGCGCAGCACACCCGTCCACGCCGTCGCCGCCCGCTGGGGCTTCCCCCACGCGGCCGACTTCACCCGCGCCTTCCGCCGCGCATACGAGACCCCGCCGCGGGACTACCGGCGGCGAGCGCTGGAGCTCCCGCGCTGA
- a CDS encoding AMP-binding protein, with protein MRTPMTIADFLDRAELGFRDSPGVVDEPRQPAPPVPVSTYGRFAERVRAWQAGLDALGIGEGERVAVVGHNSARMLELLFAVPMSGRICVPVNFRLKPEEVDYLVAQSGASVLLVDPELDAALSGVKARHRFVLGEETEAGLMRFGTEPRPWSNPDEDATATINYTSGTTARPKGVQLTHRNIWVNGMTFGLHTRVWEGDVYMHTLPMFHCNGWGMPYVMAGLGVKQVVLRKVDGAEILRRVEEHGVTAMCGAPAVWNMVLDAAATWEGEIPGRDRVRIICAGAPPPTRMIQRVQEELGWEFTQLYGLTETSPLLTFNRTQPADAGLPAEERARKLSRAGIPVLGTKLKVSASGEVLARSNTVLDGYWEKPEETAEALQDGWFHTGDGGTLDPDDGHLTISDRKKDVIITGGENVSSIEVEDTIFSHPAVAEVAVIGVPHEKWGETIKALVVLAEGATADASDIIAHCKQHMAGYKAPTSVEFRDSIPRTATGKIQKFKLRQPYWSGIDRGVN; from the coding sequence ATGCGGACACCGATGACGATCGCGGACTTCCTCGACCGCGCCGAACTGGGCTTCCGCGACAGCCCGGGCGTGGTCGACGAGCCGCGTCAGCCCGCCCCGCCGGTGCCCGTGTCGACCTACGGGCGGTTCGCCGAACGGGTCCGCGCCTGGCAGGCGGGCCTGGACGCCCTCGGGATCGGTGAGGGGGAGCGGGTGGCGGTGGTCGGCCACAACTCCGCGCGCATGCTGGAGCTGCTGTTCGCGGTGCCGATGAGCGGCCGCATCTGCGTCCCGGTGAACTTCCGCCTCAAGCCGGAAGAAGTCGACTACCTGGTGGCGCAGAGCGGTGCCTCGGTCCTGCTCGTCGACCCGGAGCTCGACGCCGCGCTGTCCGGCGTCAAGGCGCGCCACCGCTTCGTCCTCGGCGAGGAGACCGAGGCCGGGCTGATGCGGTTCGGGACCGAGCCGCGTCCGTGGTCGAACCCGGACGAGGACGCCACCGCGACGATCAACTACACCTCGGGCACCACCGCCCGCCCCAAGGGCGTGCAACTGACCCACCGCAACATCTGGGTCAACGGCATGACCTTCGGCCTGCACACCCGGGTGTGGGAGGGCGATGTGTACATGCACACCCTGCCGATGTTCCACTGCAACGGCTGGGGAATGCCGTATGTGATGGCGGGTCTGGGCGTCAAGCAGGTGGTGCTGCGCAAGGTCGACGGCGCCGAGATCCTCCGGCGCGTCGAGGAACACGGCGTCACCGCCATGTGCGGGGCACCGGCCGTCTGGAACATGGTGCTCGACGCGGCGGCGACGTGGGAGGGCGAGATCCCGGGCCGTGACCGCGTGCGGATCATCTGCGCGGGCGCCCCGCCGCCCACCAGGATGATCCAGCGGGTGCAGGAGGAACTGGGCTGGGAGTTCACCCAGCTCTACGGTCTGACCGAGACGTCTCCGCTGCTCACCTTCAACCGCACCCAGCCGGCCGACGCGGGCCTGCCCGCCGAGGAGCGGGCGCGCAAGCTGTCCCGTGCGGGCATCCCCGTGCTGGGGACGAAGCTGAAGGTCTCCGCGTCCGGTGAGGTCCTGGCCCGCTCCAACACGGTGCTCGACGGGTACTGGGAGAAGCCGGAGGAGACGGCGGAGGCACTGCAGGACGGCTGGTTCCACACCGGCGACGGCGGCACCCTCGACCCCGACGACGGTCACCTCACGATCTCCGACCGGAAGAAGGACGTCATCATCACCGGCGGAGAGAACGTCTCGTCGATCGAGGTGGAGGACACGATCTTCAGCCACCCGGCGGTCGCCGAGGTCGCCGTCATCGGCGTGCCGCACGAGAAGTGGGGCGAGACGATCAAAGCCCTGGTGGTCCTGGCCGAGGGGGCGACGGCCGACGCGTCCGACATCATCGCCCACTGCAAGCAGCACATGGCCGGCTACAAGGCGCCGACCTCGGTGGAGTTCCGCGACAGCATCCCCCGCACGGCCACCGGAAAGATCCAGAAGTTCAAGCTCCGCCAGCCGTACTGGTCCGGCATCGACCGGGGAGTCAACTGA
- the dmpI gene encoding 4-oxalocrotonate tautomerase DmpI, whose product MPIVTVQQGPRTVELKRELVKQITDAFVDAYRIPAETVQVWIHEVPTDSWGAAGTLTADK is encoded by the coding sequence ATGCCGATCGTCACCGTCCAGCAGGGCCCGCGCACTGTCGAGCTCAAGCGCGAGCTGGTCAAGCAGATCACCGACGCGTTCGTCGACGCGTACCGGATCCCCGCGGAGACCGTCCAGGTCTGGATCCACGAGGTGCCCACCGACAGCTGGGGCGCGGCGGGCACCCTGACCGCCGACAAGTAG
- a CDS encoding LysR family transcriptional regulator, with protein MELRQVRYFVTVAQELHFGRAAERLHIVQSAVSQQIRRLERELRADLFDRSARQVRLTAVGERLLPEARALLAAEQRALAVVAELTAGRARALRLGTSTGLGAHLDRVLDALDALAPEIGVELVSVRARERLDRVASHELDAAFLRGEPDGGGRDGLSFVPLWQDPLVAVVPARHRLAATPGTVSLAELADVPLVLTERRNNRALVDLVVNACHDAGFTPLPGPTYGSLEDTLTAIGAPGVPAEGLWTVVYAAHAARLSTPRVAFLPFRNLGMELTTYLAVRRTDPPAGLDLLLKACAVPDADRDR; from the coding sequence ATGGAGCTGCGGCAGGTGCGGTACTTCGTGACGGTGGCGCAGGAGCTGCACTTCGGGCGGGCGGCCGAACGGCTGCACATCGTCCAGTCGGCGGTGAGCCAGCAGATCAGACGGCTGGAACGGGAGCTGCGGGCCGACCTGTTCGACCGGTCGGCGCGGCAGGTGCGCCTCACGGCGGTCGGCGAGCGGCTCCTGCCGGAGGCGCGGGCGCTGCTGGCGGCCGAGCAGCGGGCGCTGGCGGTGGTCGCCGAGCTGACCGCCGGCCGTGCCCGCGCCCTGCGGCTGGGGACGAGTACCGGCCTGGGCGCCCATCTCGACCGGGTGCTGGACGCGCTCGACGCGCTCGCCCCGGAGATCGGGGTGGAGCTGGTGTCCGTACGGGCGCGGGAGCGGCTGGACCGGGTCGCGTCCCATGAGCTCGACGCGGCGTTCCTGCGCGGCGAGCCGGACGGCGGCGGGCGCGACGGTCTGAGCTTCGTCCCGCTGTGGCAGGACCCGCTGGTCGCGGTCGTCCCGGCCCGGCACCGGCTCGCCGCCACACCGGGCACCGTCTCCCTCGCCGAGCTGGCGGACGTACCGCTGGTGCTGACCGAGCGGCGCAACAACCGGGCCCTCGTCGATCTGGTCGTCAACGCCTGCCACGACGCCGGTTTCACGCCCCTGCCGGGCCCCACCTACGGGTCGCTGGAGGACACCCTGACCGCGATCGGCGCGCCCGGCGTGCCCGCCGAGGGGCTGTGGACCGTCGTCTACGCCGCGCACGCCGCCCGGCTGAGCACCCCCCGGGTCGCCTTCCTGCCGTTCCGCAACCTCGGCATGGAACTCACCACCTACCTCGCGGTACGCCGTACCGACCCGCCCGCCGGACTGGACCTGCTGCTGAAGGCGTGCGCGGTCCCGGACGCCGATCGCGATCGGTGA
- a CDS encoding GNAT family N-acetyltransferase, producing the protein MIDATALAEKPVLHGTRIQLVPLSPRHAAAFHATFQDPDVRRLTGTHHDWTLAELQDWCNQAAGRTDRLDLAIEDRETGEYLGELALSQIDKDNASGSFRISLAAHATGHGLGSEAIRLLLDHAFDRVGLHRVQLEVFPFNPRAQRAYEKCGFEVDGRLREALFWEGEWHDVLVMSALALRRR; encoded by the coding sequence ATGATCGATGCCACCGCCCTCGCGGAGAAGCCGGTGCTCCACGGCACCCGGATTCAGCTCGTGCCGCTGTCGCCGCGGCATGCGGCCGCCTTCCACGCCACGTTCCAGGACCCCGACGTACGCAGGCTGACCGGCACCCACCACGACTGGACCCTTGCGGAACTCCAGGACTGGTGCAATCAGGCCGCCGGGCGCACCGACCGCCTCGACCTCGCCATCGAGGACCGGGAAACGGGTGAGTACCTGGGCGAGCTGGCACTGAGCCAGATCGACAAGGACAACGCGAGCGGCAGCTTCCGGATATCCCTCGCCGCGCACGCCACCGGTCACGGCCTCGGCAGTGAAGCGATCCGGCTGCTGCTGGACCACGCCTTCGACCGGGTGGGCCTGCACCGCGTCCAGCTGGAGGTCTTCCCGTTCAACCCGCGCGCCCAACGCGCGTACGAGAAGTGCGGCTTCGAGGTGGACGGCCGCCTGCGCGAGGCACTCTTCTGGGAGGGCGAGTGGCACGACGTCTTGGTGATGTCAGCGCTTGCCTTGCGGCGGCGGTAG
- a CDS encoding XdhC family protein has protein sequence MLDIAEELHRWVEQGREFAVATVVATNGSAPRQPGAALAVDGDGTAVGSVSGGCVEGAVYELCQEALRTGRPVLERFGYSDEDAFAVGLTCGGIIDILVHPVRTSVPRPANDGGGAGELVDSTADTLAAGLAAAATGEAAAVTRIVQGPAELLGRTLLVRPDGSHTGTLGGHPALDRTAIEETRALLDAGRTATVEIGVEGSRCGQPVVLLVESSVPPPRMIVFGAIDFASALVRVGKFLNYHVTVCDARPVFATRTRFPDADEIVVEWPHRYLDSQDLDARTVLCVLTHDAKFDVPLLERALKLPVAYVGAMGSRRTHLDRQQRLRDVGLTELELNRLRSPIGLDLGARTPEETALSIAAEIVANRRGGTGLPLKGAHTPIHHEAAVPVGRVA, from the coding sequence ATGCTGGACATCGCCGAAGAGCTGCACCGGTGGGTCGAGCAGGGCCGCGAATTCGCGGTGGCCACCGTGGTGGCCACCAACGGCAGCGCGCCCCGCCAGCCCGGAGCCGCCCTCGCCGTCGACGGTGACGGCACGGCTGTCGGGTCGGTCTCCGGCGGATGCGTGGAAGGAGCGGTGTACGAACTGTGCCAGGAGGCGCTGCGGACCGGCCGGCCGGTGCTGGAGCGCTTCGGGTACAGCGACGAGGACGCCTTCGCCGTGGGCCTGACCTGCGGCGGCATCATCGACATCCTCGTCCACCCGGTACGGACGAGCGTCCCGCGCCCCGCGAACGACGGCGGCGGGGCCGGGGAGTTGGTGGACAGCACTGCCGACACGCTCGCCGCCGGGCTGGCCGCTGCCGCCACCGGAGAGGCGGCGGCGGTCACCCGGATCGTCCAGGGCCCCGCCGAACTCCTCGGCCGCACCCTGCTCGTCCGCCCCGACGGCAGCCACACCGGCACCCTCGGCGGCCACCCCGCCCTCGACCGCACCGCCATCGAGGAGACCCGCGCGCTGCTCGACGCCGGGCGTACCGCGACGGTGGAGATCGGGGTGGAGGGCTCCCGCTGCGGTCAGCCGGTGGTCCTCCTCGTCGAATCCTCCGTGCCGCCGCCCCGCATGATCGTCTTCGGTGCCATCGACTTCGCTTCCGCGCTGGTACGGGTCGGCAAATTCCTCAACTACCACGTCACGGTGTGCGATGCGCGTCCGGTCTTCGCGACCCGGACACGCTTCCCGGACGCCGACGAGATCGTCGTCGAGTGGCCGCACCGCTATCTCGACTCCCAGGACCTCGACGCCCGCACCGTGCTGTGCGTCCTCACCCACGACGCCAAGTTCGACGTCCCGCTCCTGGAACGGGCCCTGAAGCTCCCGGTCGCCTACGTGGGCGCCATGGGCTCGCGCCGCACCCACCTGGACCGCCAGCAGCGGCTGCGCGACGTCGGCCTGACCGAACTCGAACTCAACCGCCTGCGCTCACCCATCGGCCTCGACCTCGGCGCCCGCACGCCTGAGGAGACCGCACTGTCGATCGCCGCCGAAATCGTCGCCAACCGCCGCGGCGGCACGGGCCTGCCCCTGAAGGGCGCCCACACCCCGATCCATCACGAGGCCGCGGTGCCGGTGGGCCGGGTGGCTTGA